Genomic segment of Sodaliphilus pleomorphus:
TTGAGAATCTACGTTTGATTATTGATAATACCGATGCTGCTATTGTCATTTCCTCATCGTGGCGTTACGCCCATCGTCTCGGCAGTCTGCGCATGATGTGGGAGGTGCGGGAGTTGCCTGGCGAGATTATCGGCACTATCCCCTGCGGCGCCACATACATCTCGCGTGGCGAGGATATCGAATGTTGGCTTGACAAGTACGGACGCCCCGATTACGTGATAATCGACGACCTCGACGACTTCTCCCCGGCTCAGCACGACCTTTACATTGAGACAAATCCCAT
This window contains:
- a CDS encoding HAD domain-containing protein produces the protein MNRPVIFLDFDGVLNTERHQARLAVEGKPNKDAWGPLFDPSAVENLRLIIDNTDAAIVISSSWRYAHRLGSLRMMWEVRELPGEIIGTIPCGATYISRGEDIECWLDKYGRPDYVIIDDLDDFSPAQHDLYIETNPIVGITDADAQKAIEILNSKV